One Thermoflexus sp. genomic window carries:
- a CDS encoding sensor histidine kinase yields MRGLWVKLSLAFAGVVILSLLATSLLIGLATAGEFGVYVAQGNRRWAEALAPALANYYLQNRGWDGVESFLEPSSPMMPGMGPMHHPMGMGGAAMWRMMGHRFILADEAGRVRWDSEGTWVGTLLPEAVRNAGAPIRVGDRIVGWLVIGDTGSLSDPSAQFLGRVGWAIGWSTFVGIVLALGAGTLVFSRLVRPLRALQQAARRIAAGDLRAQIPAQEAGELGEVAQAFNRMAEALARAEQQRRQMLADIAHELRTPLGILQGHLEALIDGVLPLELEQIAQIHDEVRHLARLVEDLRLLTLAEAGQLRLDREMVDLKRLIEETVDGIALQAAEKGLHLEVEVPAELPPILADPTRIRQVLMNLLTNAVRYTPSGGQIVVRAQDLGDGVRVSVRDTGIGIAPEDLPHVFDRFYRAERSRSRADGGSGLGLAIARHLIEAHGGRIGVESTPGEGTCFFFTLPRLETIRGASPLPRGARDVE; encoded by the coding sequence ATGCGAGGTCTATGGGTGAAGCTGAGCCTGGCCTTTGCCGGGGTAGTCATCCTGAGCCTGCTCGCCACATCTCTCCTGATCGGCCTGGCGACCGCGGGCGAATTCGGAGTGTATGTGGCCCAGGGGAACCGACGCTGGGCGGAGGCGCTGGCGCCTGCCCTTGCGAATTACTATCTCCAGAACAGGGGATGGGATGGGGTGGAGTCTTTCCTGGAGCCATCCAGCCCGATGATGCCGGGGATGGGCCCGATGCATCATCCGATGGGGATGGGCGGCGCTGCAATGTGGCGGATGATGGGCCACCGTTTCATCCTGGCGGATGAAGCGGGGCGGGTCCGATGGGATTCCGAAGGGACATGGGTGGGCACTCTTCTGCCGGAAGCCGTTCGGAATGCGGGGGCTCCTATCCGGGTAGGAGACCGGATCGTCGGATGGTTGGTGATTGGGGACACTGGAAGCCTGTCCGATCCTTCCGCGCAGTTCTTGGGGCGGGTGGGATGGGCGATCGGCTGGAGCACCTTTGTGGGGATCGTCCTGGCCCTGGGGGCGGGCACGCTGGTTTTCTCCCGTCTGGTGCGACCGTTACGGGCGCTCCAGCAGGCCGCTCGCCGGATCGCCGCCGGAGATCTGAGGGCACAGATCCCAGCCCAGGAAGCGGGGGAGCTGGGAGAGGTCGCCCAGGCGTTTAACCGGATGGCCGAAGCGCTGGCCCGGGCCGAGCAGCAGCGACGCCAGATGCTGGCGGACATCGCCCATGAGTTGCGCACCCCCTTGGGGATCCTGCAGGGCCACCTGGAAGCCCTCATCGATGGCGTGCTTCCCCTGGAGCTGGAGCAGATCGCTCAGATCCATGACGAGGTGCGTCATCTCGCCCGCCTGGTGGAAGATCTGCGCCTGCTGACCCTGGCGGAGGCGGGGCAATTGCGGCTGGACCGGGAGATGGTGGATCTGAAGCGTCTGATCGAGGAGACGGTGGATGGCATCGCCCTTCAGGCGGCAGAGAAAGGGCTCCATCTGGAAGTCGAGGTGCCCGCGGAGCTGCCACCGATCCTGGCGGATCCAACCCGTATTCGGCAGGTTCTGATGAACCTGCTGACCAATGCCGTTCGTTATACGCCTTCGGGGGGGCAGATCGTGGTGAGGGCTCAGGATCTGGGGGACGGAGTGCGGGTGAGCGTGCGGGATACCGGTATCGGGATCGCCCCGGAGGATCTCCCACATGTTTTTGATCGCTTCTATCGGGCCGAGAGGTCCCGGTCGCGTGCCGATGGGGGATCGGGCCTGGGCCTGGCGATCGCCAGGCATTTGATCGAAGCCCATGGGGGGCGCATTGGGGTGGAGAGCACGCCCGGAGAAGGCACCTGTTTCTTCTTCACGCTCCCGCGTTTGGAGACCATTCGGGGCGCGTCTCCTCTCCCTCGAGGTGCCCGGGATGTCGAGTGA